Proteins co-encoded in one Campylobacter ornithocola genomic window:
- the trpB gene encoding tryptophan synthase subunit beta has translation MKKYYGKFGGQFVPNEVKIALCEVEKAFLKLKKDKDFNTKLKELLTNYVGRPTPLYHAKNLSKLYNHEIYLKREDLTHTGAHKINNAIAQALMAKKMNKKKIIAETGAGQHGLATATAAALLGLECEIFMGSIDVKRQALNVYKMELLGAKVHAVESGSKTLSDAVDEALSFWVKNTKEVFYVVGSAVGPYPYPQIVTHFQSIIGKECKIQLKKLNKKVDYIIAAAGGGSNAAGIFYAFLKDEKVKLIGVEAAGLGKDTPYHAATLTKGKEGIIHGMKTKVLQNDKGQIAHTFSISAGLDYPGIGPLHAYLQESKRASYHAISDDECINALKLLCKEEGIIPAIESSHALAYLEKLCPTLKKKSVIIVNLSGRGDKDMHSVYEYKKGEIYG, from the coding sequence ATGAAAAAATATTATGGAAAATTTGGTGGACAATTTGTGCCAAATGAAGTAAAAATAGCATTATGTGAAGTAGAAAAAGCTTTTTTAAAACTCAAAAAAGATAAAGATTTTAATACAAAATTAAAAGAACTCTTAACTAATTACGTGGGAAGACCTACACCTTTATATCATGCTAAAAATTTAAGCAAGCTTTATAATCATGAAATTTATTTAAAAAGGGAAGACTTAACTCACACAGGAGCTCATAAGATCAATAATGCCATAGCTCAAGCTTTAATGGCAAAGAAAATGAATAAGAAAAAAATTATTGCAGAAACAGGAGCAGGACAACACGGGCTTGCAACTGCTACTGCTGCAGCACTTTTAGGACTTGAGTGCGAGATATTTATGGGATCTATTGATGTAAAAAGACAAGCTTTAAATGTTTATAAAATGGAGCTTTTAGGAGCAAAAGTCCATGCAGTAGAAAGTGGGAGTAAGACTTTAAGTGATGCAGTAGATGAGGCTTTAAGCTTTTGGGTTAAAAATACCAAAGAAGTATTTTATGTAGTAGGAAGTGCGGTGGGACCTTATCCTTATCCACAAATTGTTACACATTTTCAAAGTATTATAGGCAAAGAATGCAAAATACAGCTTAAAAAATTAAACAAAAAAGTAGATTACATCATAGCAGCAGCTGGAGGTGGTAGCAATGCTGCTGGAATTTTTTATGCATTTTTAAAAGATGAAAAAGTTAAACTCATAGGTGTTGAAGCAGCAGGTTTAGGCAAAGATACACCTTATCATGCAGCCACACTTACTAAGGGCAAAGAAGGTATTATCCATGGTATGAAAACTAAAGTTTTACAAAATGATAAAGGTCAAATTGCACATACTTTTAGTATTTCTGCTGGACTTGATTATCCTGGGATAGGACCTTTACACGCATATTTACAAGAAAGCAAAAGAGCAAGCTATCATGCTATCAGCGATGATGAGTGTATTAATGCTTTAAAATTATTATGCAAAGAGGAAGGTATTATACCTGCTATTGAAAGCTCACATGCACTAGCTTATTTAGAAAAACTTTGTCCTACTTTGAAGAAAAAAAGTGTAATAATTGTAAACCTTTCAGGAAGAGGCGATAAAGACATGCATAGTGTTTATGAATATAAAAAGGGTGAAATTTATGGATAA
- a CDS encoding disulfide bond formation protein B, protein MNTYLSKNDQYFYFFMTSAVLLILAIPVGFANMYLGYFHNESPCTLCWFERIGMIVIGVLGMLILRYGPQIKYIVCVFLFAGYGIYMGIRHTASWWQRDIGIGLGDKLVGAHTYTWAVVVYWCVVIVMGLALLFIRKNSSMMEDLANKEIKVKPLSTYSKFVIIISFIVVCSNAFQALIINGLPPYTGKSNPDRLTFDMNIMSKTWTTEVWGRLSKFNLLGKNVPEDVFIKDLVEPKKLNFEKNISSGAFEISKNIEMLDTYEIQIPELEKFKHINAIAYNKNNDEFALATNEMAVSYTKDFKQSNGFVLFDKTNGNDMRYIVDATFIGNKFVIGAANKTFTGTEKTDAPIDEMLEWQTFKETTKNIAPAFFTKKNENWFEPSRKYILTIRAKQNYIHSYANDGKFLYLITVPNKFSKKLILSYASTKDYLLSGEKVLEVDENLKLKDGRSINDYYIVGADIIGDKMLALSLNYSTLLVIDYKNAKIIDAYEIQGLDNPKSMAIKNNTIYILDRTNSQKDVIKTYKNPL, encoded by the coding sequence ATGAATACTTATTTAAGCAAAAATGATCAATATTTTTACTTTTTTATGACTTCTGCTGTTTTGCTTATTCTAGCAATACCAGTAGGATTTGCAAATATGTATTTAGGATATTTTCATAATGAATCTCCTTGTACACTTTGTTGGTTTGAACGTATTGGTATGATTGTAATTGGTGTTCTTGGAATGCTTATATTACGATATGGCCCTCAAATAAAATATATTGTTTGTGTATTTTTATTTGCAGGATATGGAATCTATATGGGAATTCGTCATACAGCTAGTTGGTGGCAAAGAGATATTGGTATAGGTTTAGGAGATAAACTAGTAGGAGCTCATACTTATACTTGGGCTGTTGTTGTATATTGGTGTGTTGTTATAGTAATGGGGCTTGCGTTATTATTTATAAGAAAAAATAGCTCTATGATGGAAGATCTTGCTAATAAAGAAATTAAAGTTAAACCTTTAAGCACTTATTCGAAATTTGTTATTATTATATCTTTCATAGTAGTTTGTTCTAATGCTTTTCAAGCTCTAATAATCAATGGCTTACCTCCTTATACAGGAAAATCAAATCCCGATCGTTTAACTTTTGATATGAATATCATGAGTAAAACTTGGACCACAGAAGTTTGGGGAAGACTTAGTAAATTTAATCTTTTAGGCAAAAATGTTCCAGAAGATGTCTTTATTAAAGATTTAGTAGAGCCAAAAAAATTAAATTTTGAAAAAAATATCTCTAGCGGAGCTTTTGAAATTTCAAAAAATATAGAGATGTTAGATACTTATGAAATACAAATACCAGAACTAGAAAAATTTAAACATATCAATGCTATAGCTTATAATAAAAATAACGATGAATTTGCTCTTGCAACTAATGAAATGGCTGTATCATACACTAAAGATTTTAAACAATCTAATGGTTTTGTTTTATTTGATAAAACAAATGGAAATGATATGAGATACATTGTCGATGCCACTTTTATAGGAAATAAATTTGTCATTGGAGCAGCAAATAAAACTTTCACAGGAACAGAAAAAACAGATGCTCCTATTGATGAAATGCTAGAATGGCAAACCTTCAAAGAAACAACAAAAAACATAGCACCTGCATTTTTTACCAAAAAAAATGAAAATTGGTTTGAGCCTTCAAGAAAATATATCCTAACTATAAGAGCAAAACAAAACTATATACACTCTTATGCTAATGATGGTAAATTTTTATACTTAATCACAGTTCCAAACAAATTTAGTAAAAAACTTATTTTATCTTATGCAAGCACTAAGGACTATTTATTAAGTGGAGAAAAAGTACTTGAAGTCGACGAAAATTTAAAACTCAAAGATGGTAGAAGTATCAATGACTATTATATAGTAGGTGCAGATATTATCGGGGATAAAATGTTAGCATTAAGTTTAAATTACAGCACCTTGCTTGTAATTGATTATAAAAATGCAAAAATAATCGATGCTTATGAAATTCAAGGACTCGATAATCCAAAATCCATGGCTATAAAAAATAATACTATCTATATTTTAGATCGTACGAACAGCCAAAAGGATGTTATAAAAACTTATAAAAATCCTTTATAA
- the uvrA gene encoding excinuclease ABC subunit UvrA, translating to MNNDKISIIGAKENNLKNINLEIPKNKLIVFTGLSGSGKSTLAFGTLYAEGQRRYIESLSAYARQFLDKVGKPNVDKIEGLTPAIAIDQKTTSKNPRSTVGTITEIYDYLRLLYARIGTQHCHQCGQKISSMSAADIVGEILKLPKGAKIIIYAPLIKEKKGTFADLLENLVAKGYIRAQIDGVLTRLDEDIELAKTKKHTIKLVIDRLEVQDDMLARLASDIEKGLSESFGEVEIEVLNSEELNIAKHFHYSEHNACFDCKISFPLLEPLSFSFNSPKGACPSCDGLGIRYTLDMKKLINEELSLEAGAIKLLYGFNKSYYYKFLMAFCEQNNIRVKIPYSELSEEEKRLVLYGNVKEINFLWKRHRLNRKFEGAVKYAYEMLKDEKDLSEYMSEKTCKDCNGHRLRAESLAVKVAEKNLGEILDMSIENTTTFFSKESNFTYLSEQERLIAKPIFKEINERLFFLYDVGLGYLSLGRDARTISGGEAQRIRIASQIGSGLSGVMYVLDEPSIGLHERDTAKLIKTLRNLQQKGNTLIVVEHDKMTIEEADFIVDIGPNAGKFGGEVVFSGTYKELLKSKSQTALYMSGKKQIAHQKNREQKDFISLKDVSINNIQNLSVDFPLHNLVAITGVSGSGKSSLILQTLLPFAKEELNRAKKVKKLNGAKIEGLEKLDKVIYLDQSPIGRTPRSNPATYTGAMDEIRNLFAATKEAKMRGYKAGRFSFNVKGGRCEKCSGDGEIKIEMHFLPDVMVTCDVCNGKRYNDATLEIKYKGKSIADILNMSIIEASEFFISVPKIRQKLDTLVKVGLDYLTLGQNATTLSGGEAQRIKLAKELSRSDTGKTLYILDEPTTGLHFEDVNKLILVLQHLVDLGNSVFVIEHNLDVIKNADYVIDMGPDGGVKGGKVIAKGSVKDLAKNYKKTGSYTGYYLNLELNDSKK from the coding sequence ATGAATAACGACAAAATAAGTATCATTGGTGCCAAGGAAAATAATCTTAAAAATATCAACCTAGAAATTCCTAAAAATAAACTCATAGTTTTTACAGGGCTTAGTGGAAGTGGTAAATCTACTTTAGCCTTTGGTACGCTTTATGCAGAAGGACAACGTCGCTATATTGAGAGTTTAAGTGCTTATGCAAGGCAGTTTTTAGATAAAGTGGGTAAACCAAATGTTGATAAAATAGAAGGTTTAACTCCTGCTATTGCTATTGATCAAAAAACAACTTCTAAAAATCCTCGATCAACTGTTGGGACTATTACTGAAATTTATGATTATCTAAGACTTTTATATGCAAGGATTGGTACGCAGCATTGTCATCAATGTGGCCAAAAAATCTCATCTATGAGTGCAGCGGATATTGTGGGCGAAATTTTAAAGCTTCCAAAAGGAGCAAAAATTATCATTTACGCCCCTTTAATCAAAGAAAAAAAAGGAACTTTTGCAGATCTTTTAGAAAATTTAGTCGCAAAAGGTTATATAAGAGCACAAATTGATGGAGTTTTAACGCGTCTTGATGAGGATATTGAACTTGCTAAAACCAAAAAACATACAATAAAACTTGTTATTGATAGGCTTGAAGTGCAAGATGATATGCTAGCAAGACTTGCAAGCGATATAGAAAAAGGTCTTAGTGAGAGTTTTGGTGAAGTAGAAATTGAAGTTTTAAATAGTGAAGAATTAAATATAGCTAAACATTTTCATTATAGTGAACATAATGCTTGTTTTGATTGCAAAATTTCTTTTCCTTTACTTGAGCCTTTGAGTTTTTCTTTTAACTCTCCAAAAGGTGCTTGTCCATCTTGTGATGGTCTTGGTATAAGATACACACTTGATATGAAAAAACTTATTAATGAAGAATTAAGCTTAGAAGCAGGGGCTATAAAGCTTTTGTATGGGTTTAATAAAAGTTATTATTATAAGTTTTTAATGGCATTTTGTGAGCAAAATAATATAAGAGTGAAAATTCCTTATAGTGAGTTAAGTGAAGAAGAAAAGCGTTTGGTGCTTTATGGTAATGTGAAAGAAATTAATTTTTTATGGAAAAGACATCGTTTAAACCGCAAATTTGAAGGAGCTGTAAAATACGCTTATGAAATGTTAAAAGATGAAAAAGACTTAAGTGAGTATATGAGTGAAAAAACTTGCAAAGATTGCAATGGTCATCGCTTAAGAGCTGAAAGTTTAGCTGTGAAAGTAGCTGAAAAAAATTTGGGTGAAATTTTAGATATGAGTATAGAAAATACCACTACATTTTTTTCAAAAGAATCTAATTTTACGTATTTAAGTGAGCAAGAAAGATTGATTGCTAAGCCTATTTTTAAAGAGATTAATGAAAGATTGTTTTTTCTTTATGATGTAGGGCTTGGATATTTATCTTTAGGGCGTGATGCAAGAACAATTAGTGGGGGTGAAGCTCAAAGAATTCGTATAGCTTCTCAAATTGGTAGTGGATTAAGCGGAGTGATGTATGTTTTAGATGAGCCAAGTATAGGTTTACATGAACGAGATACGGCAAAACTTATTAAGACTTTAAGAAATCTTCAGCAAAAGGGCAATACTTTAATCGTGGTCGAGCATGATAAAATGACCATAGAAGAAGCAGATTTTATAGTAGATATTGGTCCAAATGCTGGTAAATTTGGTGGTGAAGTAGTATTTAGTGGAACTTATAAAGAATTATTAAAAAGCAAAAGTCAAACTGCGCTTTATATGAGCGGTAAAAAGCAAATTGCTCATCAAAAAAATAGAGAGCAAAAGGATTTTATTAGTTTAAAAGATGTGAGTATTAATAATATTCAAAATTTAAGTGTAGATTTTCCATTACATAATCTAGTGGCAATTACAGGCGTTTCGGGAAGTGGAAAAAGCTCACTAATTTTACAAACCTTGCTTCCATTTGCAAAAGAAGAATTAAACCGTGCAAAAAAAGTTAAAAAACTAAATGGAGCTAAAATAGAAGGTTTGGAGAAGCTTGATAAAGTGATTTATCTCGATCAAAGCCCTATAGGTCGCACTCCGCGTTCAAATCCTGCCACTTATACAGGTGCTATGGATGAAATTCGTAATCTTTTTGCAGCTACTAAAGAAGCTAAAATGAGAGGTTATAAAGCAGGGCGTTTTTCTTTTAATGTTAAAGGTGGAAGGTGTGAAAAATGCAGTGGTGATGGAGAGATTAAAATAGAAATGCATTTTTTGCCCGATGTAATGGTAACTTGTGATGTGTGTAATGGTAAAAGGTATAATGATGCAACGCTTGAGATTAAATATAAAGGCAAAAGTATAGCTGATATTTTGAATATGAGTATTATTGAGGCAAGTGAATTTTTTATCTCTGTACCAAAAATAAGACAAAAGTTAGATACCTTGGTAAAAGTTGGGCTTGATTATCTTACCTTAGGACAAAATGCGACTACTTTGAGCGGTGGAGAGGCTCAAAGAATAAAATTAGCTAAAGAATTAAGCAGAAGTGATACAGGAAAGACTCTTTATATTTTAGATGAACCAACCACAGGGCTTCATTTTGAAGATGTTAACAAACTCATTTTGGTTTTACAACATTTAGTTGATCTTGGAAATAGTGTATTTGTGATAGAGCATAATTTAGATGTGATTAAAAATGCTGATTATGTTATCGATATGGGGCCAGATGGTGGAGTTAAAGGAGGTAAGGTTATTGCTAAAGGTAGTGTAAAAGATCTTGCTAAAAATTACAAAAAAACCGGATCTTATACAGGGTATTATCTAAATTTAGAACTTAATGATAGTAAAAAATAA
- the serC gene encoding phosphoserine transaminase — protein MRVMNFSAGPSNLPDEVLKEAQDHLFDYHGKGFSIMEVSHRGKVFEEVHFEAIKMAKELYGVNDDYEVLLMQGGASLQFAMIPMNLYMGGVCEFANTGVWTKKAIKEAEILGVNTKIVASSQESEFDHIPQFEFSDNADYAYICSNNTIYGTQYKSYPKTKSPLIIDASSDFFSKKIDFSNIAMLFGGVQKNAGISGLACAFVRKDMIERSENKNIPSMLKYSVYAENNSLFNTPATFAIYMFNLEMKWLLNQGGLDKINEQNIQKAKILYDVIDGSNGFYKGHAKKEDRSLMNVSFNIAHDKNLEPVFVKEAEENGMIGLKGHKILGGIRASIYNSINIEKVQKLSEFMKDFAKKHA, from the coding sequence ATGAGAGTGATGAATTTTAGTGCAGGTCCTTCAAACTTGCCTGATGAGGTTTTAAAAGAAGCACAAGATCATTTGTTTGATTATCATGGTAAAGGCTTTTCTATTATGGAAGTTTCTCATCGTGGAAAGGTTTTTGAAGAAGTGCATTTTGAAGCTATTAAAATGGCAAAAGAGCTTTATGGTGTAAATGATGATTATGAAGTGCTTTTAATGCAAGGTGGAGCTAGTTTGCAATTTGCTATGATACCTATGAATTTATATATGGGTGGAGTTTGTGAATTTGCTAATACTGGTGTTTGGACTAAAAAGGCTATTAAAGAGGCTGAAATTTTAGGAGTAAATACAAAAATAGTAGCAAGTAGTCAAGAAAGTGAGTTTGATCATATTCCACAATTTGAATTTAGTGATAATGCAGATTATGCTTATATATGCTCTAATAATACTATTTATGGAACTCAATATAAAAGCTATCCAAAAACTAAAAGTCCTTTGATAATTGATGCTTCTAGTGATTTTTTCTCTAAAAAGATAGATTTTTCTAATATTGCTATGCTTTTTGGTGGAGTGCAAAAAAATGCAGGAATCTCAGGTCTTGCTTGTGCTTTTGTGCGTAAAGATATGATAGAGCGTAGTGAAAACAAAAATATACCTAGCATGTTAAAATACAGCGTTTATGCTGAAAATAATTCTTTATTTAACACTCCTGCAACCTTTGCTATATATATGTTCAATCTTGAAATGAAATGGCTTTTAAATCAAGGTGGCTTAGATAAAATCAATGAGCAAAACATACAAAAGGCTAAAATTTTATACGATGTGATTGATGGAAGTAATGGTTTTTATAAAGGTCATGCTAAAAAAGAAGATAGATCGCTAATGAATGTTAGTTTTAATATAGCTCATGATAAAAACTTAGAACCAGTTTTTGTAAAAGAAGCTGAAGAAAATGGTATGATAGGCCTTAAAGGACATAAAATTTTAGGTGGAATTCGTGCTAGTATTTATAATTCTATCAACATTGAAAAGGTTCAAAAGTTAAGTGAATTTATGAAAGATTTTGCTAAAAAACATGCTTGA
- the xseA gene encoding exodeoxyribonuclease VII large subunit, protein MKVSELNLKAKSLLEFHLDDIELSGEISKITIHGSGHWYFDLKDEKSSIACVMFKGFNQFIQAKPKVGDMLDLRGYVSLYEASGRYQFIAKSMQKTSLGDLEAKFLALKEKLEKEGLFNTNAKKSIVKFPKKIGIITSFTSAALQDMLKLISQKEYNLCKITIFNALTQGQNAPKSLINALKKADGYSLDVIILARGGGSREDLFCFNDEELARCIFSLKTPIVSAIGHEIDYVISDFVADLRAPTPSAAIDMIFPNKLSLEQGLDELTMRFKSQILNYLKFYQNKIDHLQNLAKAKSLENAFFLRKQKLDFLQSQLKSVLNLKLLNYENKLNNFEELLTQHKNFFDKSKNLINLQKNGKNISLEKLKKGDIIKLYSIKESKEAQIL, encoded by the coding sequence ATGAAAGTTTCAGAACTTAATCTAAAAGCTAAAAGTTTATTAGAATTTCACCTTGATGATATAGAACTTAGTGGGGAAATTTCTAAAATCACCATTCATGGTTCAGGACATTGGTATTTTGACTTAAAAGATGAAAAATCAAGCATAGCTTGTGTGATGTTTAAAGGCTTTAATCAGTTTATTCAAGCTAAACCAAAAGTTGGCGATATGCTTGATCTTAGAGGTTATGTAAGTTTATATGAAGCAAGTGGTAGGTATCAATTTATTGCTAAAAGTATGCAAAAAACAAGTCTTGGGGATTTAGAAGCTAAATTTTTAGCCTTAAAAGAAAAGCTTGAAAAAGAAGGTTTGTTTAATACAAATGCTAAAAAAAGCATTGTTAAATTTCCTAAAAAAATAGGCATAATCACTTCTTTTACTTCAGCGGCTTTGCAAGATATGTTAAAGCTAATTTCACAAAAAGAATACAATCTTTGCAAAATAACTATTTTTAATGCGCTTACCCAAGGACAAAATGCTCCAAAATCTTTAATAAATGCTTTAAAAAAAGCCGATGGGTATAGTTTAGATGTGATTATTTTAGCAAGAGGTGGTGGAAGTAGAGAGGATTTGTTTTGTTTTAATGATGAAGAACTTGCAAGATGTATTTTTTCTTTAAAAACACCTATTGTTTCTGCTATTGGACATGAGATTGATTATGTTATTAGTGATTTTGTAGCAGACTTAAGAGCGCCAACTCCAAGTGCAGCTATTGATATGATTTTTCCAAACAAACTAAGTTTAGAACAAGGGCTTGATGAACTTACTATGCGTTTTAAAAGTCAAATATTAAATTATCTTAAGTTTTATCAAAATAAAATTGACCATTTGCAAAATTTAGCCAAAGCTAAGTCTTTAGAAAATGCTTTTTTTCTTAGAAAACAAAAACTTGATTTTTTACAAAGCCAACTAAAAAGTGTTTTAAATTTAAAATTATTAAACTATGAAAATAAACTTAATAATTTTGAAGAGCTTTTGACTCAACATAAAAATTTCTTTGATAAAAGCAAAAATTTGATAAATTTACAAAAAAATGGCAAAAATATCTCTCTTGAAAAGCTAAAAAAGGGAGATATTATAAAACTTTACTCAATAAAAGAGAGTAAAGAAGCTCAAATACTATAA
- the ubiE gene encoding bifunctional demethylmenaquinone methyltransferase/2-methoxy-6-polyprenyl-1,4-benzoquinol methylase UbiE, with protein MQKQEKIVKMFDDIAPTYDKANRILSFGSDVSWRKKACLSVFKYSNNELDIVDVACGTGDMIKEWQNQALKANKNITSIKGIDPSVGMLEVAKKKIPEATFVQAKAQELPLENESADIISISYGIRNVVDRKEAIKEFARVLKKHGILLVLEFTKREQGGFIAACRDFYLKNILPKVGGFISKNYSAYEYLPNSIEDFLSKEEFIKELSGHFEMLEYKSFSFGVCSMFIARKK; from the coding sequence ATGCAAAAACAAGAAAAAATAGTCAAAATGTTTGATGATATAGCACCAACTTATGATAAAGCTAATAGAATTTTAAGTTTTGGGAGCGATGTGAGTTGGAGAAAAAAAGCTTGTTTGAGTGTTTTTAAGTATTCTAATAATGAATTGGATATCGTTGATGTGGCTTGTGGTACTGGAGATATGATTAAAGAGTGGCAAAATCAAGCTTTAAAGGCAAATAAAAATATCACAAGTATAAAAGGGATTGATCCAAGTGTGGGTATGCTTGAAGTGGCTAAGAAAAAAATCCCAGAAGCGACTTTTGTGCAAGCAAAGGCACAAGAACTTCCACTTGAAAATGAAAGTGCTGATATTATAAGTATAAGTTATGGCATACGTAATGTGGTAGATAGAAAAGAAGCTATAAAAGAATTTGCTAGAGTATTGAAAAAACATGGAATTTTACTTGTGCTTGAGTTTACTAAAAGAGAACAGGGTGGCTTTATAGCTGCTTGTAGAGATTTTTACTTAAAAAATATTTTGCCAAAAGTGGGTGGATTTATCAGTAAAAATTATAGTGCTTATGAGTATTTACCAAATTCTATAGAAGACTTTTTAAGCAAAGAAGAATTTATTAAAGAATTGAGCGGGCATTTTGAAATGCTAGAGTATAAAAGTTTTAGTTTTGGTGTTTGCTCTATGTTTATTGCAAGAAAAAAATGA
- the perR gene encoding peroxide-responsive transcriptional repressor PerR — protein sequence MELIQMLKNCDLKATPQRLCILKILKRHEHPNIESLYESIKEEYPSISLATVYKNLNTLKEQGLVVEINTLNQKTCYDIYEHPHIHVICSKCNHIEDVCYEDSGLNKYQEELEKKIGNIIDYLGVFAYVNGCKACKK from the coding sequence ATGGAACTTATACAAATGCTTAAAAATTGTGATTTAAAAGCTACTCCACAAAGACTTTGCATTTTAAAAATTTTAAAACGCCATGAACACCCTAATATTGAATCTTTATATGAAAGTATTAAAGAAGAATATCCTTCTATTTCTTTAGCTACAGTGTATAAAAATTTAAATACTTTAAAAGAACAAGGTTTGGTAGTAGAAATCAATACTCTAAATCAGAAAACTTGTTATGATATTTATGAGCATCCTCACATTCATGTAATTTGTAGTAAATGCAATCATATAGAAGATGTATGTTATGAGGATAGTGGGCTTAATAAATACCAAGAAGAACTTGAGAAAAAAATCGGAAATATTATCGATTATCTTGGTGTATTTGCTTATGTAAATGGCTGTAAAGCTTGTAAAAAATAA
- the dxs gene encoding 1-deoxy-D-xylulose-5-phosphate synthase yields the protein MIDLNNLNIKNMQVRELEILANNLREVIIDTVSKNGGHLSSNLGVVELSIGMHYVFDAQKDPFIFDVSHQSYPHKLLSGKIDNFHTLRQFKGLSGYTKPDEGDYFVAGHSSTSISLAVGACKAIRLKKEDRLPVVLIGDGALSAGMVYEALNELGDREYPCVIILNDNEMSISRPIGAISKYLSQAMATQFYQKFKKRIENLLEYFPQGASYMAKRFEESLRLITPGLLFEELGLEYIGPIDGHNLNEVINALNQAKAMNKPCVVHAQTIKGKGYALAEGKNAKWHGVGAFDRSSGESLKANVSKKSATEIFSNTLLNLAQKYENIVGVTAAMPSGTGIDKLMEKYPERFWDVAIAEQHAVTSMAAMAKEGFKPFIVIYSTFMQRAYDQVIHDCAIMNLNVVIAMDRAGIVGEDGETHQGVFDVSFLSAIPNITLAAPRDEAMMEKIMEYAYFHQGVFAFRYPRGNFLLDDDFNPCEIKLAKAQVLSKVQSDKVFLGFGQGVAKAKLVLNKLGSDYASLIDLIFVKPLDEELLKELAKDTKMWFVFSDSVKIGGVGSLIANFLQKENLYHIKLVSFEFEDQFIAHGKMSEVEQFLKLDVDSLCEKIKIY from the coding sequence ATGATAGATTTAAATAACTTAAATATTAAAAATATGCAAGTTAGAGAATTAGAGATTTTAGCTAATAATTTGCGTGAAGTTATCATAGATACAGTGAGTAAAAATGGTGGACATTTAAGTTCAAATTTAGGTGTTGTTGAGCTTAGTATAGGTATGCACTATGTTTTTGATGCACAAAAAGATCCTTTTATTTTTGATGTTTCACATCAATCTTACCCACATAAACTTTTAAGTGGCAAAATAGATAACTTTCACACCCTAAGACAATTTAAGGGATTAAGTGGATATACCAAACCTGATGAGGGAGATTATTTTGTAGCAGGACATTCAAGTACTTCTATATCTTTAGCAGTTGGAGCTTGTAAAGCTATAAGATTAAAAAAAGAAGATCGTTTACCTGTTGTGTTAATAGGCGATGGAGCGCTAAGTGCAGGTATGGTATATGAAGCCCTAAATGAACTTGGCGATAGGGAATATCCTTGTGTGATTATTTTAAATGATAATGAAATGAGTATTTCAAGGCCAATTGGGGCTATTTCAAAATATCTTTCTCAAGCAATGGCAACGCAGTTTTATCAAAAATTTAAAAAACGCATAGAAAATCTTTTAGAATACTTTCCTCAAGGTGCTTCTTATATGGCAAAGCGTTTTGAAGAAAGTTTAAGGCTTATTACCCCTGGACTTTTATTTGAAGAACTAGGGCTTGAATATATTGGACCTATTGATGGGCATAATTTAAATGAAGTTATTAATGCACTAAATCAAGCAAAAGCTATGAATAAACCTTGCGTTGTACATGCGCAAACTATCAAAGGCAAAGGTTATGCATTAGCTGAGGGAAAAAATGCTAAATGGCATGGGGTAGGTGCTTTTGATAGAAGTAGCGGGGAGAGTTTAAAAGCAAATGTAAGCAAAAAAAGTGCCACAGAAATTTTTTCAAATACACTTTTAAATTTAGCTCAAAAATATGAAAATATAGTGGGTGTAACTGCTGCTATGCCAAGTGGTACTGGAATAGATAAGCTAATGGAAAAATACCCTGAACGTTTTTGGGATGTAGCTATAGCAGAACAACATGCAGTTACTTCTATGGCAGCTATGGCCAAAGAGGGTTTTAAGCCTTTTATAGTAATTTATAGCACTTTTATGCAAAGAGCTTATGATCAAGTAATCCATGATTGTGCTATTATGAATTTAAATGTTGTTATTGCTATGGATAGAGCTGGAATTGTAGGAGAAGATGGAGAGACACATCAAGGTGTTTTTGATGTTAGTTTTTTAAGCGCCATACCAAATATTACTCTAGCAGCTCCAAGAGATGAAGCTATGATGGAAAAAATTATGGAATATGCTTATTTTCATCAAGGCGTTTTTGCTTTTCGTTATCCTAGGGGTAATTTTTTATTAGATGATGATTTTAATCCATGTGAAATAAAGCTTGCAAAAGCTCAGGTTTTATCTAAAGTGCAAAGCGATAAAGTGTTTTTAGGATTTGGACAAGGTGTAGCTAAAGCAAAGCTAGTTTTAAATAAACTTGGATCAGATTATGCGAGCTTAATAGATTTGATTTTTGTAAAGCCTTTAGATGAAGAACTTTTGAAAGAACTAGCAAAAGATACAAAAATGTGGTTTGTTTTTTCAGATAGTGTTAAGATAGGCGGAGTAGGAAGTTTGATTGCAAATTTTTTACAAAAAGAAAATCTTTATCATATAAAATTAGTAAGCTTTGAATTTGAAGATCAGTTTATCGCTCATGGTAAGATGAGTGAAGTTGAGCAATTTTTAAAGCTTGATGTTGATTCTTTATGTGAAAAGATTAAAATTTATTAA